The stretch of DNA GACGGCGTCGAGGTCGGCCGCGTGAACGTGGCGGCCCGGGGCTGCGGCGTCGCCCAGCGCGCCTTCGAGCTCGGTGTGGCCTACGCCCAGCAGCGCCACACCTTCGGCAAACCGATCGCCCAGCACCAGGCCATCCAGTTCAAGCTGGCGGAGATGGCCACCAAGGTCGAGGCAGCCCATGCCATGATGGTGAACGCGGCCCGCAAGAAGGACTCGGGCGAGCGCAATGACCTCGAGGCCGGCATGGCGAAGTACCTGGCCTCCGAGTACTGCAAGGAGGTCGTGGAGGACGCCTTCCGTATCCACGGCGGCTACGGCTTCTCCAAGGAGTACGAGATCGAGCGCCTGTACCGTGAGGCACCCATGCTGCTCATCGGTGAAGGCACCGCCGAGATCCAGAAAATGATCATCGGCCGCAGGCTGCTCGAAGAGTATCGGTTCCAGGGCTGAATGTCCGGCTACGGGGTGTTTTCTTCGAGAAGAAGATCACACCCCGTCAGCGGTGTTCGGCTGCCGACTCGGCAGCTCGGCTTACCCAGTTGTGGCCCTTAACCGCTACGATCGCGGAAAGCCGCCGTCCCCCGTCGAAAGCGCGGCATCATCCGCTACGAAGGTCATCCATGCCCCACAGCCAAACCTCTGCACATCGTGACAGCCTGGCCGGCGTACGCCTTGCGCGCGGAGCATCGCCGTGGCTTCTTCCGACCGTCGCCACCGCAGCCGTCAGCCTTCTCCGCGCCCGCCGCTCGGGTGCAGCCAAGGCCGTAGCCGTTCCCGCCACCGCGCTGGCGGCGGGGATGCTGTGGTTCTTCCGCGACCCCGAGCGCGAGATCGCCCAGGGCCGGGTCATCTCGCCCGCCGACGGTGTGGTGCAGAGCATCATGCCGTGGAAGGACGGCCGCACCCGCGTCGCGATCTTCATGAGCCCGCTGAACGTCCATGTCAACCGTGCCCCGCTTTCCGGCACGGTCACCTCGGTCGAGCACGTCCCCGGCGGGTTCGTTCCGGCTTTCAACAAGGAGAGCGAGAACAACGAGCGGGTCGTCTGGCACTTCGACACCGAGCTCGGCGACATCGAGATGGTCCAGATCGCCGGCGCGGTGGCCCGCCGCATCGTCCCCTACATCCCGTCCGGCACCAAGGTCGAGCAGGGCGAGCGGATCGGTCTGATCCGTTTCGGTTCGCGCGTCGACCTGTACCTGCCCGAGGGTGTGGACGTCGCGGTCGAGGTCGGCCAGAAGACCGTGGCTGGGGTGACTCGCATTGACCGTGATTGATCCCGAGACCCAGGCCGGCTGGGTGCCGGAGGCGGACGAGGTGGACGAAGAGGAGGAGATGCCCCTCTCGTTGCGCCTGTCGATAGCGGACACCCTCACCCTGGGCAACGCGACCTGCGGCTTCATGGCGGTGTACTTCACCACCACCGGCATCCTGATCCCGCACCTGACCGGCAACGACGAGTCGGCGGGCATGGCCCGGCACAGCGCCGCCACGGCGGTCATCCTGATGCTGTGCGCGGCGGTCTTCGACCTGTTCGACGGTCTGGTCGCGAGGAAGCTGCGCTCCTCCCCCATGGGCGCGGAGCTGGACAACCTCTCCGACCTGATCAGCTTCGGCCTGGCCCCGGCGTACTTCGTCCTCGTCTACGGCATGGTCGCGGACGACGCCCACCAGAGGGTGGCGGCCCTCGGCGCGATCGTGGTGTTGCTGGCGGTGGTCCTCCGGCTCGCGAGATTCTCCTGCGTGACGCTGAAGGACGGCATGTTCCAGGGCATGCCCTCTCCCTTCGGCGCGTTGACGGTGGTCTCGATCGTCCTCCTCGAGCTGCCCTTCGTGGCCACGCTGCTGGCCATCCTCGGCACCGCGTGGCTGATGGTGAGCCGCGTGGAGTACCCGAAGCCGAGGGGCCGCCTGGCGGTGGCCATGCTGTCCTGGATCGTCCTGTCCATGGGCCTCCTGGCAGCCTGGGCCTTCGACGCCCCGAGCGGCCAGCTCCTCCTCCAGACCGGTTGCGCCCTGCAACTGGTCATGGGCGCGGTG from Streptomyces sp. 6-11-2 encodes:
- the pssA gene encoding CDP-diacylglycerol--serine O-phosphatidyltransferase — protein: MPEADEVDEEEEMPLSLRLSIADTLTLGNATCGFMAVYFTTTGILIPHLTGNDESAGMARHSAATAVILMLCAAVFDLFDGLVARKLRSSPMGAELDNLSDLISFGLAPAYFVLVYGMVADDAHQRVAALGAIVVLLAVVLRLARFSCVTLKDGMFQGMPSPFGALTVVSIVLLELPFVATLLAILGTAWLMVSRVEYPKPRGRLAVAMLSWIVLSMGLLAAWAFDAPSGQLLLQTGCALQLVMGAVIPLFATARRVNNFRDNRREARAAQP
- a CDS encoding phosphatidylserine decarboxylase; translated protein: MPHSQTSAHRDSLAGVRLARGASPWLLPTVATAAVSLLRARRSGAAKAVAVPATALAAGMLWFFRDPEREIAQGRVISPADGVVQSIMPWKDGRTRVAIFMSPLNVHVNRAPLSGTVTSVEHVPGGFVPAFNKESENNERVVWHFDTELGDIEMVQIAGAVARRIVPYIPSGTKVEQGERIGLIRFGSRVDLYLPEGVDVAVEVGQKTVAGVTRIDRD